TCCGCATCAAAAGGGTATCTTTCGTAATCCCGGCGTTATTTACAAGCACATCGATCTGTCCCCACTGGGCCAAGGTTTTTTCAACGAGATCGGCCACTTGATCTTCCTGGGAAACATCGGCTTGGAGGGCGATCGCCTCTCCCGCCGCCGCTTGAATTTCGGCCACTAGAGCCTCGGCAGCACCACTAGAGCGGGCATAGTTAATCACCACCTTAGCCCCTTCACTGGCCAGGGCGATCGCCGTGGCTTTCCCAATCCCCCGGGAAGCCCCCGTTACAATGACCACTTGATCTTTCAAACGTTGCTGCGCTACGGGTAAAAGCTCCATTCCCTAATCTCTCCAAAAGTCTTTGCATGTTGATGACTGGGTTATCATAGAAGTTAGGGTTGTACGAGCGCAACAATTCCTATAACCACCACAGTTTAGAGGTGTTTTCTAATGGCCATTAAAAAACAATTTTCCAGCTTTGAAGCAATGTTAGAGCAGGCCGAAAAGCCCGTACTTGTCGATTTTTATGCCACCTGGTGCGGCCCTTGCCAAATTATGGGAAAAACCCTCGAAGAAATTAGTGCTCAAATGGCCAATGAAATTCAAATCGTCAAGGTTGACGGCGATCGTTACCATAACCTTGCATCTCACCATGGCGTCCATGCCTACCCGACCCTTGTCCTCTACAACAAAGGCCAGTTGGTTTCTCGCATTGAAGGAGCAGTCCCGGCTCAGCAACTAATGCAACAAATACGCCGCGCCCTTCAAAATTAATCTTTTTATTGCCGCGCTTTCTGCCTCTCCCTAGGCCATAATTTCAGCAAAAGTTCGTCATAAAAACCCAACATAAATTTACATTCTTTGACTTCTCCCTGACTTTTTTGGAGATCAAGAATTACTTTATGAATTTATGAAAAGAAAGACCGAGATATCCTTCCATCAACGGTTGGCCTCACGTTACAGTGAAGTGTAAGAAAATCAAATATCAAGCCACGAAAAAAGTTGTCGACCTGTAGTCAAAATTTTTTCGGGGTGGCGTAGGGGTTTTTAGCAGTTGATAATTGATATCAGGGAGCGCAAAATGATGTGGCAAACTTTAAGCAAATTCGCAAAAAATCTCTTCATTCGGCCTGCTGCCCTTTTGTTAGGACTAGGTTTGACGGCGATCGCCCCAACCCCTAATTTCGCTGCTCCCCTCGAGCATCCCCACATAAGCTCCCGCGAAAGTTCTGCCGATTCGCTCAATATCAGACTTATCGCCCAACAGCAGAGCGCCATATTCGTCTATGGAACTTCTCCCATTGCCCAACAGTGGGGCCAAGATTACATGGTGCTCCAGGTAGATTTTGATAACCACGTCCAAGGCGCTTTCTACCAGGTGGATTCAGAGTATGCTTGTTTTTCGGGTGAAATCCACAACGGTAAGCTAGACCTGGCAGTGATTGATCCCTATGAGCAAGTCGCTTACGCCTATCAACTGGATTACACCGCCCAAGGTTATCTGGCGAATGGTGGCGATCGCCCAGTTTTGCAATTTATTCCCGAGGGCTTTCAACCTATCAATGTTCCTAGTGAATTAGACTATGCCCTCCTCCAAGAATGTGGCGGCACAATACCCCAAACAAAGGCTATGGTTGAGACCTAGGAAATCAAAGCAATTTCCCCATCGACAAAAAACTCAGAGACTTATTCCATTTCCGGACACTTTTGATGATTTCCTAAACAGGGAGAATTAGTCGGCGTCGTAATTGCCAAGAAAGTTGACAAGTCACCTTAGAGATGGGGAGATTTTTTGTGCAACGATTCAACTTGCCCTAACAGAAAAAAATCAGCCAAGGCAATAGAAGCGAGCAACGAGCGATCGCCAATTGTTGCTCTTTCTGGTTAGCCATCAAAAATCGACCACTGGCTTAACTTCCTTCCCCTTGGGTTTGTTGTTGTCGTTGCCAAGCTACCGTTCCCCAAGTCGTCATTAGGTGACAGAGAAGTCCTGCTGGCCCAGCAAAGAGACAGAGGGCCAAAGAATGGCGTGTGAAAATATTTCTTTCTAACCCCTGTTGATAAATCCAACGGCCTACAAACAGATCCATCACCAGGAAGTGAGTCCACCCCGTCGCCATCACTGGAGGCAAAGAAAATAAGGCGGCTAGGTCACCAAGGGTTGGATTTGACCAAATGGCAGCTTGATCTGGGTCGAGGGAGAGCGCAAATAAGGCGATATAAACCACCGCCAAAACCGCAAAGGGAACTAAGGAATCCATTACTTTTTGGGTGACCTGCCACCGGGGGGCCAGAACCATCAATCCCCAAAAGGGCAAAACAAAAATATTGGTAAAGTTAAATACAATTTCTAAGTTTTCTAACGTCATATTGCTTACAGATAACGGTGTAGATAGGCTTTGGGGTGCACTTGGGTATGATAACCGTAGCGTATCAATCTGGCGTATTGCCCCTGGCAAATTTAAATCTTAAAAAAGTATTAAAAGGTTTAAAATAGTCGTGTCACTATGGAGACAATAAGGTGTTTATTCGACTGGCTCAACAGCATCGTGATTTCGTCAAAGACCTCGTCATGAGTCTACAGGCCCTGGCGATCGCCCTCGAAAACCGTGGTTATCTCGCTTCTTGCTATACCTGTGGCGCTGAACTCAACAGTGCGTCCTTCATGGTAAGCCTAGGCGAAAATCATCTGATCCGTTTTCTTGTTTCCGACTATGGCATCACCTGGACCGAGATGCGTGACGAGCGGGAGCTCATGAAGCTGGAAGGGGCCGAAGCGATTAGTCAGCTCCAAGAGCTTGCCAACATGATCAAGTATCAACGGGAACTGCCCAAAGAATTTTCTTACCAGCGCCCCGAAACAGAATCGCTAATAACCCTCTAAGGAACAGTAAATTTCTCTCAATTGTTTACGACGCTGCAAAAAGGATCTCTGGTATGAAAATTCAGAGATCCTTTTTAAAGGATTCAATTTCGATGCGTGGAATTGCCCCTAGGGACTGAATATCGGCAGGCAGATCGTGACGAATAAATAGACCACAGGGGCAGTAAACACATAACTATCTGTGCGGTCGAGAATGCCGCCATGACCGGGAATCAACTGTCCGGAGTCTTTAAAGCCTGCATCTCGCTTCATGATCGACTCAGTCAAGTCTCCCAATAGGGTTGTGACGCTGATTAAAAAGCCGAGTAATGTGCCGGTGAGTGGCCACCAAGCCCAGTCCAGATACCAAGCGCCAGCGATCGCCACAGCGATGGTCCCTAGGGCACCAAAAATCGCTCCTTCTACTGTTTTTTTGGGGCTAATGGCAGAGAGTTTGGTTTTGCCGAGCCATTTTCCCATAAAGTATGCGCCGATGTCTGCTGCCCAAATACAGACCATCACCACAAAAGTAAGCTTGAGGGCGTGGGGCAGATCAAACCATTCTGTCCAGGAGGCAGGCAGATAACCATAAAATGGGAGGTTACTAACGGCCTGGGTTTCCGCAAGGCTACCCATCCGCAAACGCACCCAGTAACTCGGCATATAACCACCATAGAAAAGGCCCAAAATCGACGTGGACATATCGGCGATCGTTGCCATTTTTGGCTGGAACAACAGATAGAAACAAATGAAGGTTCCGGCGAGGGGGAAGAGGGCGTCGGCTAAGCCGGGGTTGAGGGTGGCAATAACTAAGAGCAGTTGAGAGACAATCAAGGTGCTTTTGACTGCTGGTGCTAATCCTTTTGCCCGAACCATCCGGAAATATTCCTGCTGGCCAAGGAACACCAAAATGCCCATTCCGCAGGTAAAGTACCAGCCCCCTAAAACAATGAGGGTTAAGGCGAGGGCGATCGCCACTACACCACTAATGATTCGCGACAAAGACATAGGCTTGCAAGCTCATGGCTGGGGGCATTCGATAAAAGAATTAAAGCAATTCCCCCATGGTTGTTAAAGAAAATTTTATCAAACGTTAACAGGATCCATTGCCTGACTGGGAGGAATTCTTACGGGTAGGACTGTTTTCCCCAAGGGTCTTGACCCAGTACAGTACTTGGAGATGCTAACACAGCTATTTTCCTCGCTGCCAAAAGCTTAACCTTACACAAGATTTAGGGCGGTTCTGGGAAAAGATTTGTGCTAATCCATGCCCCGTAAGTTGCTTCTACATGTTCCAGGGCGATCGCATAGATTGCCGGCAGCTCGTAGGGATGATTTGCTTTAATCAAAGCTTCCAAGGCCGCATATTGCTCGTTCGTGATTTTACAGGAGAGGCGAAATTCTGGTTCCTGTTGCAGGGCTCCTTCCCAATAATAAAAGCTTTCGATGCTATCAATGTGAATACAAGCCGCTAAACGCTGCGCCATAATTTCCTGCGCCAATTTTTGGGCCGCTTGGTGATCATTAACAGTGGTGATAACGATGAGATATTTCATGGTGGTTGCCAGCGGACTAAGCGTCGTTTTCCTGTGTTTTTCGCTTTGTAGAGGGCTTGATCGGCTAAATCTAAAACCATCTCAAGTTTTTCATCATCCGTTGGCCAAAAGGCCAGTCCGATGCTCGTCCCAATGTTCGCGGTGCAATTTCCTAAATGGAAGGGCTGGGCGATCGCCTCAAGGATTCTGTGGGCAACGATTTCAGCAATATGTTCTCCCTCATCAACCGGTAGGGGCAGCAAGAGCAAAAATTCATCGCCCCCAAGCCGAATTCCAGCTTGATTTGGTCGCAGCTCTGCCTGTAAGCGGTAAGCCACGGCTTTGAGCAGCTCATCTCCGGCGCTATGGCCATAGTGGTCATTGACCTGTTTAAAACCGTCAAGATCGAGGGCTAAAACAGCCAGTACTTGCTTCCGAGGCAATACCCTTTGATATTCTGCCAGTAGTAGACGTAATCCTTCTCGATTTGCCAAGCCGGTGAGGGGGTCTGCTCGGGAAACTTTTTCGGCTAATTGACGGGCTGCATATTCTTGTTTGCCTTCCTCATGGAGGCGGTAAATGGCCTGCTTAACAGTCTCAATTTCGTCTTTGACGTGCGCTGAAGCAGGGGTGGTTGATTCTGAATTGAGACGCAACTGTAATGCTTGGCTGATGGAACTCAAGCGCCGTAGGGGCCGGCTAATCCACCCGGACAGATACCAAATGCCGACCATGGAGATTCCCCCTATGGTCAGGGAATAAATCCAGATATTATGGATGAGCTGTTGGGCTGGGGCCAAGGCGATCGCCTCCGGTTGTCGAGCCACAGTGAACCAGCCCAAACCGGAATAATCCTGGTAGCCATCAGTGCGGCGAATATCTGTTAGGTAATAGATGCCATCGGGCCACTGGAGGGTCACTTCACGGGATTCACCCGACTCAATGTCAGCAAGGGGTAAAAAGGCCATTGACGAGCCATCCACAATTTCTTCTGGCCCTAACAATTTATTGCCATCGGCCGACACGACAAATAGCTCTTTTTGATTATCCCCAGCTAAAGGTGCCATGAGAGAGACTCGGGTATCCTGGGCCCATTCCCAACTGAGGTGGGCCGCTAAAACCCCCTGAAACTCGCCATTATCGGTGACGACGGGAATCGCAATATCGACAAATTGAATCGGTTCTCCATTGGGTAGGCGGGGAAACTGACTGGCCAATAACACCGCGTCGTGGACATCGCCGATAAATTCTCCCTGGCGACCTTCTTGAAACACAGGACGCTGGGCGATAGATTCTCCTTCAAGGATTTGGCCAGTGGCGATATCCACCGTACCTTCTGGATCAAGAAAGCCCATCCAGGTAAACATCGGTAAAAAATCCTGGGTCTGCTCTAATAGTCGTCTGGCTTCATTTTCCCGCTGGCGATCGCCAAACACTGGCGTCACCGCTAACGTTCTCATCTCATTGCGCCTTGCCCACATGCGTAAATCCAGTAGGGTCGCAAACTGGAGATTAATATCCCTGAGGTAGCCCGTCGCTGCTGCTTTGCTATTTTCCGTGGCTTGGAGGCCCACTAAAAAGCTTACCAATGCCCCCACCAACAATAAAGTTAGTCCATAGGTGATTGTTAGGCGCTGTCGGTAATTCATCCCAGAAAAAAGTCAAAGGCAATGCGATGGTAACAAAGAAAATCTTTGCCATCTAGAGTAAAAATTTCCAATGAGGAACGCAAGAAAAAATGCATTTTATTTACATTTTCAATAATTCAATCAAAGGGTCAATTAGGTAGTTTTAGAAGTGTTTAAAATTGTTGCCTTACTTCATGAATCTTGCAATTGAGAGAACTTTTATCTGGAATTGATAAAAAATCAGCTTAGCTTAAGAAAGATAAACAAGCTTTTTAACTCACTTTTGCTAAGACAATAAAAAAAGGATCACGAACGTGATCCCCGATACTCTTATTATTGAGTCTAAATGAATATTTACGCTGAGAGCTAGGGTGCAAGGGCATTGCCTCGGAGCAGACTACCGATGGTTTTCGCGGTAATTTTCATCTGCTTGAGGGGATTAGCGGGAACAACGGTTTTGTACAGGTAGCTGTCAAAAGTGAGCTTCTGGACGTCGATGTCAGCGCACATTTCCACAAAGGCTTCCCGGGTAGCGTCGGAGCGGTAGAATACCCGCTGCAGAATGTCGAGGACGAGGTAAGTCGCACCGTACTTCTTATCCCAACGCTTGAGGTATTGCTTGAGGTCTGCTTCGGTGGGCACCCGTTGGCCGTTGTTAGAGGCTTCGACGATGACTTCAGCACACATCCGCGCGGATTTCGCCGCGAAGTAAATCCCTTCCCCGGAGGACTTGGTGACAGTACCAGCCGCATCACCGACGAGGGCGACCCGACCGACAACCCGGCGGGGTCTGGGATGTTCGGGAATGGGGTGGGCTTCTACCTTAATGATTTCGCCCCCTTCAAGGCGCTTGGCGGCCCGGGTGCGGATGCCGGCTTGGAGTTCTTTGATACGGGCTTGGTTTACCTTCATGGTGCCAGTACCGACGGCCACGTGGTCATATTTGGGGAAGACCCAGGCATAGAAGTCGGGGGAAACGTCGTCACCCACATACATTTCTGCCAGCTCTTCGTAGTAGGCCATTTTGTCTTCGGGGAGACGAATGCGCTCTTGGAAGGCGATCGCATAGTTATAATCACCAGCGTCAATGGCCTTGGCGATACGAGAATTAGCCCCGTCAGCACCGATCACGAGGTCTACTTTGAGGGTTTTCATTTCCCCTTTTACTTCGCCATTGGAGTGGTCGGAGTAATGGAGAACATAGGGATCCGTATTGTTGCTAGGAATGTCGAGCTTGAAAACGGTGCCATTGATCAAGTTTGCCCCAAGGTCAGCGGCGCGGTTACGCATGAAGCTGTCCATCACTTCCCGGCGACACATGCCGATGTATTCGCCATCTTTGAGGGTTTGACCGATATCCACTTCAATGTTGGAAGGGGAAATCATTTTCATCTTCCGTACCCGGCGATCGATGATCTCTGGGGGTAAGTCAAATTCGTCAACCATACAGAGGGGAATCGCCCCACCGCAGGGTTTGGCATTATCTAGTTTGCGCTCGAAAATGTAGGTTTCGATGCCGGCTTTGGCTAAGATTTCGGCGGCGGAAGAACCAGCTGGCCCTCCTCCCACAACAGCGACCCGTAGTACCAAGGCTTTGCTCCTCGTCTCGTGAACTATACGTTGGGCATGGTATCACGGAGTCTTTGGGGCTTGCAGGCGATCGCCAAGGTTTCAGAAAATCTCGCAATAGACCTTAACAAGTTTGTTAAAAAAGTTAATGTTTAGTCCACAAGAGGCAAGTTTGATCCAAGAGGATCTTCTATCAAAACTCTTCAGCATACTCTGGTTATCCCCCTAGAGTTGGGGAGATAAGCGTCAACCCTAGGGGAAGGAATTTACAAGTTGGAGGTTGCCTTGGAGTCTTGAGGCATTTCACGGCCCGTCACTCGGAAAGCCATGACTAGCGTTGAAAGGGCGATCGCCCCCAGAGCAAAGGCATTAAGACCGACCAGCAGTCTCGGCCCCCAAAGTCGCCGCTCTAGATCCTGTAAAAAAGCCGGGTGGGAACCAGCAAAAATAATTTCGCTCTGAACACCATGGTTTCCGGCTGGCGGCTGTGGCCCCACGGGAGCGTCGATAACTTCTTTTTGGCCGATGATGACTACCTGTTGCCGGGGATTGAGAAAGCGTAAATTTCTGTCTAGGGGCCAGTTGCGGGGCTCGTAGCTCTCATCATCGATGGCGATCTGGGTATCATCTAGATCAAAGAAAATCGTTTGGGGCGTCCAGAGGCCATTGTCATCTACATAGGCGAGATACTCGTTGTTGCGGCCCCGTACTGGATTATCTGGACTAGCTACCGCCACCACCGCCACAGGTTGTCCGGCATCAATGGCCTGGAGCGCCTGGAAAGTGGTGACCGGTTCTAGGCTAGCCTGGCGTTGGAGCTGTTGTTGGGCATGGTAGGCGATCGCCAAATTGATCCCCAACATCAGCATCAGCGCCCCCACAACCGGAACAAAACGTTGGGTAAACTGCTTAAAACCCTTAAGGCGAGGGATACCAGCGCGAAACAGCAATAAGGCGATCGCCATCCCCAGAAGAAGAATCAATAAATTTATGACCATCACGATCCAGGCAATACATGTTTATGGCTAACTGCCTTTAGGGTAGCGGTAAATCTCGCCTAAGACAGCCGCCATCTGCCGAAAATTCCGTTTAAATCAAGTTAATCAAGCCGCAGTGGAGAGGGTGCTGGTTTTAGCCAAAACCTGGCGATAATATCCCCGTAGTTGTTCCGTCGCCGCTGCCCAGCCCCATTTTTCTGCTTCCTGACGGGCCTGAATCCGTAACCTTTCCCGTTGGGTTGCATCCATGGCGAGGAGCTTTTGGGTCGCTTTTACGGCCCCGTCGGGATCTTGGGGGTCGAACATAAAACCATTTTCCCCATCGGTGACAATATCCGGAATGCCACCAGAATTAGCGGCCACCACCGGACAACCGGCAGCCATCGCTTCTAGGAGAACCAAGCCAAGGGTTTCGGTGCGGGAGGGGAAGACAAAGGCATCGGCGGAGGCAAAGGCGGAAGCCAGCTCTAAGCCTTGGAGATAGCCGACGAAATGGGTATTCGTGCCAGCAAAATGTTCTTCTAGTTCGGCGCGATAGGGGCCATCGCCGACGATCGCCAAGCGGGATCCGGGGATCGCTTCGAGGACGGGTTTAATCTGGTCGATTTGTTTCTCGGCTGAAACCCGGCCTACATAGAGCAACAAAGGCGCTTCCAGGTGACCCTGGGATAGGCGATCGCGCATTTTGTCAGATTTTAGACTGGGCTGGAACATCTCCGTATCGACGCCCCGTTGCCAGAGATCGAGGTGCTTAATACCGTGGGCCCGCAGCTCTTCCACCATCGCTGTAGAGGTGCAGAGGTTTAATTCCGCTTGGTTATGAGCCGCTTTTAGCAGTTCCCAGAGGAGCCCTTCTAGAGCGCCTAGGCCATAGTGTTGGAGATATTGGGGCAGATGGGTATGGTAGGAAGCCATCAAGGGAATATGCAGTTTTTTCGCGAAGAAAATGCCCCCCAAGCCAAGGATCGCTGGGTTCACTACGTGGACCAGATCCGGTTGAAATCTTTCGAGTGCTTTGCCCACCGATGGCCCCGGAAAGGCCATTTTTAGCTCAGGGTACCAGGGGAGGGGATTGCCTTTAACGCCATAGACCGCAGCGCCTTTGTGTTCCCGTAGGCCACCGTCGGGGCAGAATACCATCACTTGATCGCCGCTGCGTTGGAGGTGATCGACGGTGTGACGCAGCCTGGTGACAATCCCATCGACTTTCGGCAAGAAGGTTTCGGTAAACAGAGCTATACGCATGGCGATCGCAAACGAAGAAACGGGTTTGTCTGTAGGGTATCAGACAAGGTGACATTTCTTCACAGTGAATCGGGCTTTTCGAGAGAGACTAAGGGGCTTCAGGCACAGAAGAGGAATCTAGGTCAGCGGCGTCAAACTCAAAATATTGGTGGAATTTGTCGCTCACCTCTAACCAATAGGAGCGGCCTTCCTGTTGCCGTCGCCGTTTAATAAAGCCCTGGGCTAGTAGATCCTGGATGTGTTGGTAAGCACCGCTGCCCCGCAGTTCAATCAGTTCTGTTTGCAGGATGGGCGATTTGAGGGCGATCGCTGCAAGGGTTCTCTGGGCGCCGACGCTGAGTTCTGTGGGGATGAGGTTGGTAACCAGAGCTTGGCAACTTTCCCGTAGTTGGAGGCTATAACCCGCTGGCGTTTCCACTACTTCGAGGGCACTGTCCCGGTGGGCATAATCATCCATCAGCTCCAGTAGGGCATCGGCTACCAGATGCAGTGGTTGTCCGGCAGTTTCGGCCAAATCTTCAAGGCTGAGGGGCTGGGCTTTGATGTAAAGAATCGCCTCTAGGGTGGTGGCAAGCTTCATGGGGCAGACCAAAGGAATGGTTTAGCCTTCCACTGTATCGGCTTTATTCCTGGGGGAGCAAGAGTGATAATTGCTGGGGCGGCGGCTGGATCTTAAAACTTTGGCGATGGTGGGGGGTCAGTCCATGTTGCCAAATGGCCTGGCGGTGTTTTTGGGTGCCGTAACCTTTATTTTGAGCGAGGTCATAGGCCGGGTAAATTTCAGCCAGGGCAATCATTTCTCGATCTCGGTGTACCTTAGCAAGGATGCTCGCCGCCGCGATCGCCTTGATTTTGCTGTCCCCTTGGATAATGGCCTGCTGGGGATAATCGAGCTTGGGAATGGTTTGGCGACCATCGACGAAAATTTCCGCAGGTTTCAGCTGCAACTGCCCAACGGCCCTGGTCATGGCCAGGAAGGTTGCTTGCAAAATATTGAACTGATCGATTTCGGCCACCGACGCCGAGGCGATCGCCCAATCACTCACAAGCTGCTTAATCTGAGGCACTAAACTTTCCCGCCGTTTGGCAGAGAGCTTTTTGCTGTCGGTGACCCCCAGGTCAGCCAAGGCTTTTTCCTGGGACTTATCCACGACCACCACCGCCGCCACCACTGGCCCAAACAGACAGCCCCGGCCCACTTCATCAACCCCTGCAATCAGTGCCATGACCTAGGCCTGATATTTGTCGTACAGCCGCGCCAATCTATCCCACACCTTCAAGGAGCGCAGGGGTTCAAAACAGACGGCGGTTTCGGCCTCGGGGTAATAAATTTCTGGATCGAGGAGAATTGCTTCTTCCAGACTGTTAAACGCTTCTTGGTAATCGCCCACCTGGGCAAAACAATAGGCCTGTGCGTACCAAGTTTCGGCATCCTCTGGCAGATCCACGAGGGCTTGCTCAAAGGATTCGATCGCCTCTGGATAATTTCTCAGACTTTCGAGAACGCGGCCCCGTTGGTACCAAGCCCAAAAATCACTGGGTTTCGCTTCGAGGGCACGGTCATAGCTGGTGAGGGCAGCCTCTGGCTTTCCCCAAGTGCGGAGGGCATCTCCCCGGCGGGACCAGCTCCAATAATCACCGGGACGTAAATCTAAGGCACGGTCATAGCAGGCGATCGCCCGGGCGTAATTTTCTAGGAGCCGCCAACATTCCCCCTGGCGATAGGTGGCCCAATAATCGTCGGGTTGGACAGCGAGGGCTTTTTCAAAACAGGAAATTGCCTGGGCATAGAGCTTTAACGCTTCCATGTATAAGCAACCCTGGTCATACCAAGACCAATAGTTTTGGGGTGACACCAAACAGGCCCGTTGGTAGGCGGCGATCGCCTCGTCAATATCTCCTAACTTTTCGGAAGCGAGGGCTAGGTGATACCAAGACCAATAATCACGGGGATGATATTCCAAAGCCTTTTCATAGCAGAGGCGGGCTTCGTTAATG
The nucleotide sequence above comes from [Synechococcus] sp. NIES-970. Encoded proteins:
- the trx_1 gene encoding thioredoxin is translated as MAIKKQFSSFEAMLEQAEKPVLVDFYATWCGPCQIMGKTLEEISAQMANEIQIVKVDGDRYHNLASHHGVHAYPTLVLYNKGQLVSRIEGAVPAQQLMQQIRRALQN
- a CDS encoding hypothetical protein (conserved hypothetical protein), yielding MMWQTLSKFAKNLFIRPAALLLGLGLTAIAPTPNFAAPLEHPHISSRESSADSLNIRLIAQQQSAIFVYGTSPIAQQWGQDYMVLQVDFDNHVQGAFYQVDSEYACFSGEIHNGKLDLAVIDPYEQVAYAYQLDYTAQGYLANGGDRPVLQFIPEGFQPINVPSELDYALLQECGGTIPQTKAMVET
- a CDS encoding hypothetical protein (conserved hypothetical membrane protein), whose protein sequence is MTLENLEIVFNFTNIFVLPFWGLMVLAPRWQVTQKVMDSLVPFAVLAVVYIALFALSLDPDQAAIWSNPTLGDLAALFSLPPVMATGWTHFLVMDLFVGRWIYQQGLERNIFTRHSLALCLFAGPAGLLCHLMTTWGTVAWQRQQQTQGEGS
- a CDS encoding hypothetical protein (conserved hypothetical protein) — translated: MFIRLAQQHRDFVKDLVMSLQALAIALENRGYLASCYTCGAELNSASFMVSLGENHLIRFLVSDYGITWTEMRDERELMKLEGAEAISQLQELANMIKYQRELPKEFSYQRPETESLITL
- the cdsA gene encoding phosphatidate cytidylyltransferase; this translates as MSLSRIISGVVAIALALTLIVLGGWYFTCGMGILVFLGQQEYFRMVRAKGLAPAVKSTLIVSQLLLVIATLNPGLADALFPLAGTFICFYLLFQPKMATIADMSTSILGLFYGGYMPSYWVRLRMGSLAETQAVSNLPFYGYLPASWTEWFDLPHALKLTFVVMVCIWAADIGAYFMGKWLGKTKLSAISPKKTVEGAIFGALGTIAVAIAGAWYLDWAWWPLTGTLLGFLISVTTLLGDLTESIMKRDAGFKDSGQLIPGHGGILDRTDSYVFTAPVVYLFVTICLPIFSP
- the cutA gene encoding periplasmic divalent cation tolerance protein — its product is MKYLIVITTVNDHQAAQKLAQEIMAQRLAACIHIDSIESFYYWEGALQQEPEFRLSCKITNEQYAALEALIKANHPYELPAIYAIALEHVEATYGAWISTNLFPEPP
- a CDS encoding diguanylate cyclase (GGDEF) domain protein — protein: MNYRQRLTITYGLTLLLVGALVSFLVGLQATENSKAAATGYLRDINLQFATLLDLRMWARRNEMRTLAVTPVFGDRQRENEARRLLEQTQDFLPMFTWMGFLDPEGTVDIATGQILEGESIAQRPVFQEGRQGEFIGDVHDAVLLASQFPRLPNGEPIQFVDIAIPVVTDNGEFQGVLAAHLSWEWAQDTRVSLMAPLAGDNQKELFVVSADGNKLLGPEEIVDGSSMAFLPLADIESGESREVTLQWPDGIYYLTDIRRTDGYQDYSGLGWFTVARQPEAIALAPAQQLIHNIWIYSLTIGGISMVGIWYLSGWISRPLRRLSSISQALQLRLNSESTTPASAHVKDEIETVKQAIYRLHEEGKQEYAARQLAEKVSRADPLTGLANREGLRLLLAEYQRVLPRKQVLAVLALDLDGFKQVNDHYGHSAGDELLKAVAYRLQAELRPNQAGIRLGGDEFLLLLPLPVDEGEHIAEIVAHRILEAIAQPFHLGNCTANIGTSIGLAFWPTDDEKLEMVLDLADQALYKAKNTGKRRLVRWQPP
- the chlP gene encoding geranylgeranyl reductase gives rise to the protein MVLRVAVVGGGPAGSSAAEILAKAGIETYIFERKLDNAKPCGGAIPLCMVDEFDLPPEIIDRRVRKMKMISPSNIEVDIGQTLKDGEYIGMCRREVMDSFMRNRAADLGANLINGTVFKLDIPSNNTDPYVLHYSDHSNGEVKGEMKTLKVDLVIGADGANSRIAKAIDAGDYNYAIAFQERIRLPEDKMAYYEELAEMYVGDDVSPDFYAWVFPKYDHVAVGTGTMKVNQARIKELQAGIRTRAAKRLEGGEIIKVEAHPIPEHPRPRRVVGRVALVGDAAGTVTKSSGEGIYFAAKSARMCAEVIVEASNNGQRVPTEADLKQYLKRWDKKYGATYLVLDILQRVFYRSDATREAFVEMCADIDVQKLTFDSYLYKTVVPANPLKQMKITAKTIGSLLRGNALAP
- the rfaG gene encoding glycosyl transferase, group 1 family protein — translated: MRIALFTETFLPKVDGIVTRLRHTVDHLQRSGDQVMVFCPDGGLREHKGAAVYGVKGNPLPWYPELKMAFPGPSVGKALERFQPDLVHVVNPAILGLGGIFFAKKLHIPLMASYHTHLPQYLQHYGLGALEGLLWELLKAAHNQAELNLCTSTAMVEELRAHGIKHLDLWQRGVDTEMFQPSLKSDKMRDRLSQGHLEAPLLLYVGRVSAEKQIDQIKPVLEAIPGSRLAIVGDGPYRAELEEHFAGTNTHFVGYLQGLELASAFASADAFVFPSRTETLGLVLLEAMAAGCPVVAANSGGIPDIVTDGENGFMFDPQDPDGAVKATQKLLAMDATQRERLRIQARQEAEKWGWAAATEQLRGYYRQVLAKTSTLSTAA
- the scpB gene encoding segregation and condensation protein B, which encodes MKLATTLEAILYIKAQPLSLEDLAETAGQPLHLVADALLELMDDYAHRDSALEVVETPAGYSLQLRESCQALVTNLIPTELSVGAQRTLAAIALKSPILQTELIELRGSGAYQHIQDLLAQGFIKRRRQQEGRSYWLEVSDKFHQYFEFDAADLDSSSVPEAP
- the rnhB gene encoding ribonuclease HII, giving the protein MALIAGVDEVGRGCLFGPVVAAVVVVDKSQEKALADLGVTDSKKLSAKRRESLVPQIKQLVSDWAIASASVAEIDQFNILQATFLAMTRAVGQLQLKPAEIFVDGRQTIPKLDYPQQAIIQGDSKIKAIAAASILAKVHRDREMIALAEIYPAYDLAQNKGYGTQKHRQAIWQHGLTPHHRQSFKIQPPPQQLSLLLPQE
- a CDS encoding TPR-repeat-containing protein produces the protein MENLSTVACTTYRPLECRPDNYQGWYQQGQLRWREGNINEARLCYEKALEYHPRDYWSWYHLALASEKLGDIDEAIAAYQRACLVSPQNYWSWYDQGCLYMEALKLYAQAISCFEKALAVQPDDYWATYRQGECWRLLENYARAIACYDRALDLRPGDYWSWSRRGDALRTWGKPEAALTSYDRALEAKPSDFWAWYQRGRVLESLRNYPEAIESFEQALVDLPEDAETWYAQAYCFAQVGDYQEAFNSLEEAILLDPEIYYPEAETAVCFEPLRSLKVWDRLARLYDKYQA